A window of Roseovarius sp. THAF27 contains these coding sequences:
- a CDS encoding glycosyltransferase family 2 protein encodes MTRISIVIPVFNAAHTLPATIAALQDQSFIDWEAILVEDGSADSSWSVAKSLVQADPRLKLVRNPRKGPSAARNHGAIVQSTGDIIAFCDADDIWKRHKLRDVAQHLGRGQVQAVFGRVGFFNEDPGHVRTRSHVPAGDVTVPSLLGENPVCTLSNLSLRRDTFEILGGFREDLVHNEDLEFLVHLVGSGHRLLGLDSDHVLYRLSPRGLSADIDRMRAGRCAALETAARFGFRADPRAEAVHLRYLARRALRVGAPAATVQRLVLEGCYQHASAFLLPAHRGGLIALAALLLPCLPEPTRQYLFAN; translated from the coding sequence ATGACCCGCATTTCCATTGTCATTCCTGTTTTCAACGCCGCCCACACGCTGCCAGCCACCATCGCAGCATTGCAGGACCAAAGCTTCATCGATTGGGAGGCGATACTTGTGGAGGATGGATCGGCCGACAGCAGCTGGAGCGTCGCCAAATCCTTGGTGCAAGCCGACCCTCGCCTGAAGTTGGTGCGCAATCCGCGCAAAGGCCCCAGTGCCGCTCGCAACCATGGTGCGATCGTGCAATCCACCGGCGATATCATAGCCTTTTGCGACGCCGATGACATCTGGAAGCGTCACAAGCTGCGTGATGTTGCGCAACATCTCGGCAGGGGTCAGGTTCAGGCCGTTTTCGGGCGGGTTGGTTTTTTCAACGAAGACCCCGGTCACGTTCGCACCCGCTCGCACGTGCCGGCAGGCGACGTGACCGTCCCATCGTTGCTCGGCGAGAACCCGGTCTGCACGCTGTCCAACCTGTCTTTGCGCCGCGACACGTTCGAAATCCTCGGCGGTTTCCGCGAAGACCTCGTTCACAACGAAGATCTCGAGTTCCTGGTCCATCTCGTGGGATCCGGCCACCGCCTTTTGGGACTCGATTCGGATCATGTGCTCTACCGGCTCAGCCCGCGTGGCCTGTCTGCGGATATCGACAGAATGCGTGCCGGACGGTGTGCTGCGCTCGAAACCGCGGCCCGGTTCGGCTTTCGCGCCGATCCGCGGGCGGAGGCCGTGCACCTGCGCTACCTCGCGCGCCGGGCCCTTCGCGTCGGTGCTCCCGCCGCCACCGTGCAGCGTCTTGTCCTCGAAGGATGCTACCAGCATGCCTCCGCCTTTCTTCTACCGGCCCACCGCGGTGGGCTGATCGCGCTCGCCGCGCTGCTGCTGCCGTGTCTGCCCGAACCCACCCGCCAATATCTTTTTGCCAATTGA
- a CDS encoding polysaccharide biosynthesis/export family protein, which translates to MTAVRKRLLGSCLSFALTAACGDAPAPENLAPVKSGGAYQAQYREPLRRSEDQPILRSEQMNARKCRPGQGAGGKGGSVATAGLRGERLSRNDLVDIRISDDETFNGDYVVSRDGDLKLPFLPPVRAQGRTTVDIEAQIARLLVREGFYDEAPRISARVSDFASVNVAVSGAVFEPHAVEIGNRVADDIDRARQAALGASTEARNLSAALRAVGGVRPDADLSAVELRRNGTRHVLDMRGVFEGRNAVDVMLLTGDEIRVPSRQCFQDDLMRPSPISPPGISLFLSNLTQPATGNAPSAVGREVREVPYGTRFMQAVVNTNCVGGARATSAKRSAVLFTRDPITGVSTVIERKIEDMLRRADRDDYDPYLLPGDAIACYDSSVTNFTEVAKIVGAVVATGAIVD; encoded by the coding sequence ATGACTGCTGTTCGCAAACGCCTGCTCGGCTCTTGCCTGAGCTTCGCCCTCACCGCCGCTTGCGGCGATGCCCCCGCGCCCGAGAACCTCGCGCCCGTCAAGAGCGGAGGCGCGTATCAGGCGCAGTACCGCGAGCCACTTCGCAGGTCCGAGGACCAGCCCATTCTGCGGTCAGAGCAGATGAACGCCCGCAAATGCAGACCTGGTCAGGGCGCAGGGGGCAAGGGCGGCAGCGTCGCCACCGCCGGATTGCGCGGTGAACGCCTGTCGCGGAATGACCTGGTCGATATCAGAATTTCCGACGATGAGACCTTCAACGGTGATTACGTGGTGTCGCGCGACGGTGACCTGAAACTCCCCTTCCTCCCACCGGTACGCGCGCAAGGGCGTACCACCGTAGACATTGAAGCGCAGATCGCACGCCTTCTCGTACGGGAGGGTTTCTACGACGAGGCACCGCGCATCTCTGCGCGTGTCTCCGATTTCGCAAGCGTCAACGTGGCGGTTTCCGGAGCGGTTTTTGAGCCGCACGCGGTAGAGATCGGCAATCGTGTCGCCGACGACATCGACCGGGCGCGGCAGGCAGCACTCGGCGCGTCCACCGAGGCGCGAAATCTTTCGGCAGCGCTGCGCGCGGTTGGCGGCGTTCGCCCGGATGCCGACCTGTCCGCCGTGGAACTGCGCCGTAACGGAACCCGGCATGTCCTCGACATGCGCGGCGTCTTCGAAGGCCGCAACGCAGTCGATGTTATGCTGCTGACCGGCGACGAGATCAGGGTGCCTTCGCGCCAGTGTTTCCAGGACGACCTGATGCGTCCCAGCCCGATCAGCCCGCCCGGCATATCCCTGTTCCTGTCGAACCTGACCCAGCCGGCGACCGGCAATGCGCCATCGGCCGTGGGCCGAGAGGTGCGCGAAGTTCCCTACGGGACGCGGTTCATGCAGGCAGTGGTCAATACCAACTGTGTCGGTGGCGCGCGGGCAACCAGCGCCAAGCGTTCGGCCGTCCTGTTCACGCGCGACCCAATCACGGGCGTCTCGACGGTGATCGAGCGCAAGATCGAGGACATGCTGCGCCGCGCGGATCGGGACGATTACGACCCCTACCTGCTGCCGGGTGACGCGATCGCCTGCTACGACAGCAGTGTCACGAATTTTACCGAGGTTGCAAAGATCGTCGGTGCGGTTGTGGCCACAGGCGCAATCGTCGACTGA
- a CDS encoding glycosyltransferase family A protein: MPYATIVVPAYNASATLPATLASLSAQTFRDFEVVIIDDGSIDDTALIASIHAASDSRFRVLHQFNRGLAGARNSGIGEARGEVIGFCDADDLWMPEKLATHVDHLLGKPDVGISYSGSAMIDDAGQRIGHAQRPRLHGVTPAHVFKRNPIGNGSAPVIRREALAEIAWRPASEMKRDWIFDETFRQSEDIECWMRLCLCTDWIMAGVPGLLTEYRVNSTGLSANVDAQLASWERMVSKLRPTAPEFFARYEAAARAYQLRYLARRAVSSGDGETACALLARAYHESARPLIEEPLRSVSTLLAAHATAQFGDLPMTLARSVLSAARA, encoded by the coding sequence ATGCCCTACGCTACGATCGTCGTTCCCGCCTACAACGCCTCCGCCACACTCCCTGCGACGCTTGCCTCGCTCAGCGCACAGACATTCCGTGATTTCGAGGTCGTCATCATCGATGACGGTTCGATCGACGATACAGCTCTGATCGCCAGTATTCACGCCGCCTCGGACAGCCGGTTTCGGGTTCTCCATCAGTTCAACCGTGGCCTTGCTGGCGCACGCAACAGCGGCATTGGAGAGGCGCGGGGGGAAGTAATCGGGTTTTGCGACGCCGATGACCTTTGGATGCCAGAAAAGCTTGCCACTCATGTAGATCACCTGCTTGGAAAGCCTGACGTGGGTATCAGCTATTCTGGCTCGGCGATGATCGATGACGCAGGCCAACGCATCGGTCATGCGCAGCGCCCCCGCCTCCACGGCGTGACGCCAGCGCATGTCTTCAAACGCAACCCCATCGGAAACGGATCCGCCCCGGTCATTCGTCGCGAGGCGCTTGCAGAGATTGCCTGGCGACCCGCTTCGGAGATGAAACGCGACTGGATCTTCGACGAAACATTTCGTCAGTCCGAGGATATCGAATGCTGGATGCGTCTGTGCCTTTGTACCGATTGGATCATGGCAGGCGTTCCCGGCCTGCTGACTGAATACCGTGTCAATTCCACCGGGCTCTCGGCCAATGTGGACGCCCAACTCGCATCCTGGGAGCGCATGGTGAGCAAGCTGCGCCCAACCGCACCAGAGTTTTTCGCCAGATACGAGGCTGCGGCCCGCGCCTATCAACTGCGCTATCTTGCCCGTCGCGCGGTTAGCAGCGGGGACGGAGAAACCGCCTGTGCTCTGCTCGCCCGCGCATACCATGAGTCCGCTCGCCCGCTCATCGAAGAGCCGCTGCGCAGCGTGTCGACCCTGCTGGCAGCCCACGCCACGGCGCAGTTCGGCGACCTGCCGATGACGCTTGCCCGTTCTGTTTTGAGCGCCGCCCGCGCGTGA
- a CDS encoding oligosaccharide flippase family protein, whose protein sequence is MFSHLIAYGASEIATKLSRLGVVIAVARTLDVAEIGVAAAALAIGDLLKSLTQNGIGQRIIAAPASELVPTCNRARDLFWVWCLGLFAIQCVIAGGVWALTGNIAMATLILVLAGEYLFMPGGLVQAGLAMRAGKLKQTAAIAGGQTVLANLISVALAMVWPSALALVLPRFLTAPFWLVAMRRLHPWHSTPEQGKAATRPFIRFGWPILSTEMIMTARLHADKLIVGALLGPEILGLYFMAFNAGLSLASSFSAAFAAVLFPHLCTHSDRSAAMRQGFALSIGIVAPAVILQALLAEWYVPLLLGEGWDALAKPVSILCLVAIPTMLWTATAGWHRAENRPMLELKGTVLLTAAVMLNVVIAAPFGLDAIAWGYLVTASIIMLLLSRPALKFAFTPIPESALS, encoded by the coding sequence ATGTTCAGCCACCTGATTGCCTACGGTGCCTCCGAGATCGCGACCAAGCTGTCGCGCCTCGGTGTCGTCATTGCCGTGGCCCGCACGCTCGACGTGGCAGAGATAGGCGTAGCCGCCGCCGCGCTGGCGATCGGGGACCTGTTGAAGTCGCTGACCCAGAACGGCATCGGGCAGCGCATCATCGCCGCCCCGGCATCCGAGCTTGTACCAACCTGCAACCGGGCGCGTGACCTCTTTTGGGTCTGGTGCCTTGGTCTTTTCGCAATCCAATGCGTCATCGCCGGTGGCGTATGGGCGCTGACCGGCAACATTGCAATGGCCACACTGATCCTTGTCCTGGCTGGCGAGTACCTGTTCATGCCCGGCGGGCTGGTCCAGGCGGGGCTGGCCATGAGGGCAGGCAAGCTCAAGCAGACTGCCGCCATCGCCGGTGGGCAGACCGTGCTGGCGAACCTGATCTCGGTGGCTCTCGCAATGGTGTGGCCGTCGGCCTTGGCGCTTGTCTTGCCACGGTTTCTGACCGCGCCCTTCTGGCTCGTGGCGATGCGCCGCCTGCACCCGTGGCACAGTACTCCAGAGCAAGGCAAGGCTGCGACCCGCCCGTTCATTCGGTTCGGCTGGCCGATCCTGAGCACCGAGATGATCATGACCGCACGGTTGCATGCCGACAAGCTGATCGTCGGCGCGCTGCTCGGCCCGGAAATTCTCGGCCTCTATTTCATGGCCTTCAACGCCGGCCTCAGCCTTGCCTCCTCCTTTTCAGCCGCTTTCGCCGCGGTGCTTTTCCCGCATCTCTGCACGCACTCCGACCGTTCCGCGGCCATGCGCCAGGGGTTCGCCCTGTCCATCGGCATCGTGGCACCCGCAGTCATCCTGCAGGCCCTGCTCGCCGAGTGGTATGTGCCGCTGTTGCTTGGCGAGGGCTGGGACGCCTTGGCGAAACCGGTATCCATCCTTTGCCTTGTCGCCATCCCCACAATGCTCTGGACGGCGACCGCCGGCTGGCACCGGGCCGAGAACCGCCCGATGCTGGAACTCAAAGGTACTGTGCTGCTGACGGCGGCGGTCATGCTGAACGTCGTGATCGCTGCTCCCTTCGGCCTCGACGCCATCGCCTGGGGCTACTTGGTGACGGCCAGCATCATCATGCTGCTGCTCTCCCGTCCGGCCCTGAAATTCGCCTTTACTCCGATCCCCGAGAGCGCCCTGTCATGA